Below is a genomic region from Dehalococcoides mccartyi.
ATCCGCCGTCCTGCCCGCAGCATTGGCAATATGCTGGGCTACAGCTTGGCACTAGCCATTGTCGTAGTATTGTTTTCAGTGCTCAGTTTTTCTCAGGACGCCTCTACTGCGGTACTTAATTCTACCGGTACTCATTTCATAACTTATCTCCCCCAGTGCAACACCGAAGCCTGTGCTGTAGACCTGAAAGATCCGCTTCACGAAGGTTTTATAGCCAACAATACTCCGGCAAAAGTAATTTCAGCTGATATTGTCAGCCAGATAACGGCGCTTGATACCGTCAAAGATGCCTCGGCTTTTATTCTGTTCCGTTTTTACGACGAAGCCACCGCTAAATACACTCTGGTAGCAGGTTTTGACCCTCTTAATGGCACGGCAGTTAAAACTAACTGCTGTGCCGCCGGGGATATTATCCAGGGCGAATTCCTTACCTCAACTGATACCGGGCTGGTCATGCTTGAGGAATCCTTTGCTCTGGCTGAAAACCTTCCGGTAGGTTTCCGGCTGGATATAGGCGGACAGAGCTTTCAGGTGGGGGGAATTATAAATGCGGGCATACGCCCCGGCAAAGCTGATGTCTATATGCCTATAAACGAGCTTCGCACTCTTATAAATACCCGCCTTAATACTGCTCTGCCATCAGATGCAACCAACATTATACTGGTGGAATCTGCCGGTGCAGATGTACATTACCATGCTATAAATCAGGTAGAAGAAATAATGGGTGACCGTAGTCTGGTTTCCACTTATGCCTGTTCCAAACCAGCTTCAACCGCCATGGGCATAGGTGAAAATGGCATCTGGCTGATTTCAGGTATTTTGCTTATAAGCGTAATTGCTTTAGCCTTGAAATCTGAATATTCGGCGGTACTGGAACGGCGGCGGGATATTGGTATCTTAAAAGCCATAGGCCTTAACAACAGCACTATTGTCTGGCAGATAACAGCCCAATCAGTTATACAGGCACTTATCGGAGCCGGAGCAGGTATTTTGCTGGGTATTATACTTATATACACTGTGCCGTTTGCCAGTCTCAGCGGAATTGTCAGCCAGGATACGCTGGGGATTGACTGGACGGTCACGCTGAGCGCTTTCGGTCTGGCCATAGCGGGCGGAATAATAGCCGGGATAATCCCCGCCGTAAGCGAAGCCTCAATGCGCCCGGCTGAAAGCCTGAGGGGGCTCTAGAATGAAAAGGTCCAGCCTGGAAGCCATAAATCTTCACCGTTCTTTCCGGAAAGGTGTCCAATCCATACCCGTTTTACGGGATATCAATCTGAGGGTTGAGCCGGGTGAAGTGGTGGTTATCCGCGGCAAGAGCGGGGCAGGTAAGTCCGTTCTCCTCTGGATATTATCCGGTTTAGACAATCCGGATTCAGGAAAGGTGCTTTTTGACGGGCGGGAATTAAATACACTTAGCAATTCGCAACGCTCTGAACTCCGCCGAAGCCGCCTGGGCATTATTTTCCAGAATTTTAATCTGATTGGTTCGTGGAATACATATGAAAACGTGGCAATCGCCTTACGTAATTCAGCGCTTTCAACGCTTGAAAAATCAGAGCGGATTCACCGTATTTTAGCGGATTTGGGACTATCAGACAGGCTTCAAAATCTGCCCTCAGAGCTAAGCATCGGGCAGCAGCAAAGGGTGGCTATTGCCCGGACAATGGCCGCCAAACCCGAAATAATACTGGCAGATGAGCCCACCGGTGATGTAGACCCCGAAACAGGGGCTGAAATAATAGAGATGCTGCTTTCACCTGTAAAAGCAGGTAAAGCCGGGTTGGTAGTAGCTACCCACGGCAATTTCCCGCTAGCGGTTGCTACCAGGGTATATACTCTAAGCGATGGTGTTTTAATACCGTTTGAACCTTCTACTGCCCCCGCTGCTCAATCCTGATATAATATTCTTATGACTGAAAACAGCCTTGCTTTGTATATGCATTTCCCTTTTTGCCTTAAAAAATGCGGATACTGCTCGTTTGTTTCTTATACAAATAAGCTTGAGCACATACCTGATTATGTAAACTGCCTGAAGAAAGAAATAAAGCTGCGGACAGATGGGCTTTGCTTCCACAGCCTGTATTTTGGCGGGGGCACACCCAGTCTTTTATCACCGGCGCAGATAGCAGATATCATATCCGGTATAAAGACTTCTGCCCGGATTTTACCCGATGCGGAAGTTACCTTAGAAGCAAATCCGGGTACTCTTACCCTGCAGTATCTTGAACAAATAAACCGCCTTGGCATAAACCGCTTGAGCTTGGGTATCCAAAGTTTTTCAGATGTAGAACTGGCAGTGCTGGGGCGTTTGCATAATACCACCCAGGCACAGGATGTATACAAAAAAGCCCGAGCCGCCGGTTTTGACAATATAAACCTTGACCTTATTTATGGCCTGCCCCATTCTACTCCTCTTTCTTTTAAGACCAATCTCAATGAAGTGCTGAAACTGGCACCGGAGCATATTTCACTCTATGGTCTGACTTTGGAGGAAGACACCCCTATGTATCTGCAGGTACAAAAAGGGTTATTGCCCTTTATGGATTCTGAAATTGCCGCTGACCAGTATCAGCTGGCTGAAGAAATGCTGGATAATGCCGGATACCGTCATTATGAGATATCCAACTGGGCTAAACCGGGATACCAAAGCCTCCATAACCTCACCTACTGGCAAAACAGGCCATATCTGGGTTTGGGTGTAGCAGGGCATTCATTTTTTCAAAATTGCCGTACAGCTAATGATATAAATCTTGATGAGTATTTATTCTGCTGGCAGAATAATTGTCCTCCTAAGCCATCTGAAAATATATATGTAGACTTGGCTAATCAGCTGGCGGAAACTATCATACTGGGTCTTCGGTTGGACAACGGGGTAAGTGCCGAATATGTGGAAAACCGTTTCGGCCCGTGCGTTATGGATGTGTATTATCCCCAGATTCAGGAATGTGTTGAGCTTGGGCTCTTGGAAGAACATGACAGATGTATCCGCTTGACACCTAGAGGCCGTTTGCTTTCTAACGAGGTTTTCTGGCGTTTCTTGCCTTAAAGATTAAAATACGCTAATTTATATATTCAGCAATCACAAGCATATAGTTAAAGTTGGTGATATGAGTCAATCCAGTGTAAGAAATTTCTGCATTATTGCCCATATAGATCACGGCAAGTCCACTCTGGCTGACCGTTTGATAGAGATGACCGGTACTCTTCGGCGTGACGAAATGTGCGAACAGGTTATGGACAGTATGGAGCTTGAGCGTGAGCGCGGCATAACCATAAAAGCCAAGGCTATCCGTCTGCGTTATATCTCGAAGAACAATCAGGAATACCGCCTGAATCTTATAGACACTCCCGGACACGTGGATTTTTCTTATGAAGTTTCACGGACTATTGCCGCTTGTGAAGGGGCTATCCTTGTCATAGACGCAACTCAAGGCATTCAGGCCCAAACCCTGGCAAACGTTTACCTTGCAATAGAGTACAATCTGGAAATTATTCCGGTTATTAATAAAATCGACCTGCCCGGGGCTGATATCCCGCGGGTAATGGGTGAAATTAAAAGTGTATTGGGTTACGATGAAGATTCCGTAATCCAAATCAGTGCAAAATTGGGTTTGGGCGTACCGGAATTGCTGGAAGCTATTGTAACCAGAGTGCCTGCCCCCAAGGGTAATGCTAATCTGCCTCTGCGGGCGCTTATATTTGATTCACATTATGACCCATACAAAGGTGTGGTTGCCTATTTGCGGGTAGCCGACGGTAATATAAACAAGGGTGATGACCTGCGCCTGATGGGACAAGGCACAGAATTCAAAGTGCTTGAAGCCGGATATTTTGCCCCTGCCCAGGTAGCTGCTTTGAGGCTTGATGTAGGTGATGTAGGTTATATAGCCACCGGGCTTAAGTCTGTAGGTGAATGCCGAGTGGGTGATACAGTGACACTGCAGCATGGGGGTGCAACCCAGCCGCTTATTGGTTATCATCCGGCCAAAGCCATGGTCTTTGCCGGCATCTATCCCACCCAGACAGATGACTATCACGAACTGCGTGAAGCTATGGAAAAGCTAAGCCTGAATGATGCTTCACTATCTTCTGAACCGGAATCCAGCCCGCTTTTAGGTCACGGATTCCGCTGCGGTTTCTTGGGGCTGCTCCATCTGGATATAATAGTTGAAAGGCTGGAACGTGAATTTAACCTTTCACTGGTAGTAACCTCCCCCGGTGTCAGCCTGACAGTCACCCGTACCAGCGGTGAAGTCCTTACAGTCGTAAACCCAAATGAAATGCCTTTGCCACACGAAATAGCCCGTATTGAAGAGCCGTGGGTTTCGGTGGTGATTATAACCCCTTCAAAATATATCGGTACGGTTATGGATTTAGTCCGGGAAAATTACGGCGTTTATAAAAATACCGAGTATCTGGGGCAGCTGGCCATGAGTGAGCTTGGGCAGCGGGTACAGCTTCATTACGATATGCCTCTGCGCTCCATACTCACCACTTTTCATGACCAACTGAAAAGCCGCACTCAGGGTTATGCCTCATTGGACTACGAGTTTATCGGCTACCGCGATGCTCATCTTTCCAAGATAGACGTTCTGGTGAATGATGTACCGGTAGATGCTTTCAGCCGTATTATTCCTCCGGATAAAGCTCATGAAATAGGTGAAGCACTGGTAAAGAAGCTGAAGGAAATGATACCCAGACAGCTATATCAAGTCACTCTTCAGGCGGCTATCGGCAGTAAAATTGTGGCACGGGCTGACATATCTGCCAAACGCAAAGATGTAATTGCCAAGTGTTACGGCGGTGATATTACCCGTAAACGTAAACTTCTGGATAAACAGAAGGAAGGCAAGAAGAAAATGCGTCAAATTGGCAAAGTGGAAGTGCCAAAAGAAGCATTTTTAAGTGTCCTGAAACTTCAATAATTTGCTATTTTGCCTTGCCAAAGGGCAATTAGTGTGTTACAATACCGCCACTTAAGCTACTTTCGGGTATTCTATTGTCTTTTGTATACGTATGTTTTCGTGCCCGTAAGTAGACATTACTAA
It encodes:
- a CDS encoding ABC transporter permease, producing MKEILHYAWIEIIRRPARSIGNMLGYSLALAIVVVLFSVLSFSQDASTAVLNSTGTHFITYLPQCNTEACAVDLKDPLHEGFIANNTPAKVISADIVSQITALDTVKDASAFILFRFYDEATAKYTLVAGFDPLNGTAVKTNCCAAGDIIQGEFLTSTDTGLVMLEESFALAENLPVGFRLDIGGQSFQVGGIINAGIRPGKADVYMPINELRTLINTRLNTALPSDATNIILVESAGADVHYHAINQVEEIMGDRSLVSTYACSKPASTAMGIGENGIWLISGILLISVIALALKSEYSAVLERRRDIGILKAIGLNNSTIVWQITAQSVIQALIGAGAGILLGIILIYTVPFASLSGIVSQDTLGIDWTVTLSAFGLAIAGGIIAGIIPAVSEASMRPAESLRGL
- a CDS encoding ABC transporter ATP-binding protein, with amino-acid sequence MKRSSLEAINLHRSFRKGVQSIPVLRDINLRVEPGEVVVIRGKSGAGKSVLLWILSGLDNPDSGKVLFDGRELNTLSNSQRSELRRSRLGIIFQNFNLIGSWNTYENVAIALRNSALSTLEKSERIHRILADLGLSDRLQNLPSELSIGQQQRVAIARTMAAKPEIILADEPTGDVDPETGAEIIEMLLSPVKAGKAGLVVATHGNFPLAVATRVYTLSDGVLIPFEPSTAPAAQS
- the lepA gene encoding translation elongation factor 4, encoding MSQSSVRNFCIIAHIDHGKSTLADRLIEMTGTLRRDEMCEQVMDSMELERERGITIKAKAIRLRYISKNNQEYRLNLIDTPGHVDFSYEVSRTIAACEGAILVIDATQGIQAQTLANVYLAIEYNLEIIPVINKIDLPGADIPRVMGEIKSVLGYDEDSVIQISAKLGLGVPELLEAIVTRVPAPKGNANLPLRALIFDSHYDPYKGVVAYLRVADGNINKGDDLRLMGQGTEFKVLEAGYFAPAQVAALRLDVGDVGYIATGLKSVGECRVGDTVTLQHGGATQPLIGYHPAKAMVFAGIYPTQTDDYHELREAMEKLSLNDASLSSEPESSPLLGHGFRCGFLGLLHLDIIVERLEREFNLSLVVTSPGVSLTVTRTSGEVLTVVNPNEMPLPHEIARIEEPWVSVVIITPSKYIGTVMDLVRENYGVYKNTEYLGQLAMSELGQRVQLHYDMPLRSILTTFHDQLKSRTQGYASLDYEFIGYRDAHLSKIDVLVNDVPVDAFSRIIPPDKAHEIGEALVKKLKEMIPRQLYQVTLQAAIGSKIVARADISAKRKDVIAKCYGGDITRKRKLLDKQKEGKKKMRQIGKVEVPKEAFLSVLKLQ
- the hemW gene encoding radical SAM family heme chaperone HemW encodes the protein MTENSLALYMHFPFCLKKCGYCSFVSYTNKLEHIPDYVNCLKKEIKLRTDGLCFHSLYFGGGTPSLLSPAQIADIISGIKTSARILPDAEVTLEANPGTLTLQYLEQINRLGINRLSLGIQSFSDVELAVLGRLHNTTQAQDVYKKARAAGFDNINLDLIYGLPHSTPLSFKTNLNEVLKLAPEHISLYGLTLEEDTPMYLQVQKGLLPFMDSEIAADQYQLAEEMLDNAGYRHYEISNWAKPGYQSLHNLTYWQNRPYLGLGVAGHSFFQNCRTANDINLDEYLFCWQNNCPPKPSENIYVDLANQLAETIILGLRLDNGVSAEYVENRFGPCVMDVYYPQIQECVELGLLEEHDRCIRLTPRGRLLSNEVFWRFLP